The Castanea sativa cultivar Marrone di Chiusa Pesio chromosome 11, ASM4071231v1 genome contains a region encoding:
- the LOC142617503 gene encoding uncharacterized protein LOC142617503: MKLHYHNPNFPELLSSAHLHMILLFTITLLCLQPATPSATPTNETDRLALLKFKESIANDPYGILTSWNDSIQFCNWHGITCGHRHQRVTALELEGRKLHGTITPYIGNLTFLRAINLQNNSFYGEIPKEVGHLLRLRHLNLSNNTLGGEIPASLSNISELRIMSIRWNKLIGKIPMELGSLTKLLVLWVKSNNLTGEIPPFLGNLSFLESFSATYNNLEGNIPESFGRLKSLSTFSIGANKLNGTIPSPLYNISSISILLIADNQLSGTLPTNIGLTLPNLKLFEISINKFFGPIPISICNASQLQMFEIAYNNFLGSVPANLGNLQDLVVLSLGANNLGRDLDFLTSLRNCSKLEELVLGENQFEGVLPNSIGNLSTQLNSLYVEDNQMSGTIPETLENLMNLIVLYMDMNLFTGVIPSYIGKFPMMQIFSLSGNNFSGKIPNNLGNLTQLIQLYLSQNKLEGSIPSSIGNCQNLESLDVSQNYLSGVIPWQVFDLYSLSLLLNLSHNLFSGKLPVQVGNLKNIYSLDVSENHLSGKIPETIGSCFKLDHLYLQGNSFEGVIPSAIASLKGLEHLDLSQNNLSGLIPKGLEKLLFLKYLNLSFNDIEGELPTEGVFRNVNAISVVGNNKLCGGIPQLQLTTCHTVTKSRKSFTFGVKITIICVVVCIFLVASFLALYWRKRSKKKPSSIDSKMELLPTISYKMLHQATNGFSPSNLIGFGSFGSVYKGVLDQEERLVAVKVLNLQNKYASKSFMAECNVLRNVRHRNLIKILTCCSSINYNGNDFKALVFEFMTNGSLDLWLHPMENCDNQSKNLSVLQRLIIAIDVAFALNYLHNHCEQKIIHCDLKPSNILLDSDMIAHVSDFGLSRLLTTSNDSSQKCTSSIGLKGSIGYAAPEYGMGGEASTEGDVYSYGILVLEMFTGRRPTDDMFKDGLDLHNFVKMTLPKRLIQVVDPLLLPREVEEMGVATAAMMATKEDDNHNEIVEEANNIEDSRHIDVDMRKCLLSILNIGILCSLESPKERISMEEVIKELQLIKSTFVGLGIRRGRPSKAQRPGTSRRD, translated from the exons ATGAAGCTTCACTATCACAACCCCAATTTTCCTGAATTATTAAGCTCTGCACACCTTCATATGATTCTACTCTTTACTATAACCCTACTATGCCTGCAACCTGCCACTCCTTCTGCCACTCCAACAAACGAGACTGATCGTTTGGCTTTGCTCAAATTTAAAGAATCCATTGCTAATGACCCGTATGGAATCTTGACCTCATGGAATGATTCTATCCAGTTCTGCAACTGGCATGGAATTACATGCGGCCATCGCCATCAAAGAGTCACAGCCCTAGAACTAGAAGGGCGAAAATTGCATGGAACCATTACACCTTACATTGGAAACCTCACCTTTCTTAGAGCTATCAACCTCCAAAACAACAGCTTTTATGGTGAAATTCCAAAAGAAGTTGGTCATTTGCTCCGACTACGACATCTCAATCTTTCAAATAACACATTGGGTGGAGAAATTCCAGCTAGCTTGAGCAACATCTCCGAACTCAGGATAATGAGCATAAGGTGGAACAAACTTATTGGGAAAATCCCCATGGAGCTTGGTTCTTTAACCAAGCTTTTAGTTCTTTGGGTCAAGTCTAACAATTTGACAGGAGAAATCCCACCTTTCTTGGGAAATCTTTCATTTCTCGAATCCTTTTCGGCAACTTATAATAATTTAGAGGGAAATATTCCAGAGAGCTTTGGCCGTTTGAAAAGCTTATCAACTTTCTCCATTGGAGCCAATAAGTTGAACGGTACAATCCCTTCCCCTCTCTACAATATATCATCTATCAGCATATTGCTAATTGCAGACAACCAACTTAGCGGTACTCTTCCCACAAACATAGGCCTCACTCTCCCTAATCTCAAATTATTTGAgataagtattaataaattttttgggcCAATTCCTATTTCTATATGCAATGCATCCCAACTTCAAATGTTTGAAATTGCATATAACAACTTCTTGGGTTCAGTTCCAGCTAATCTGGGAAATCTACAAGATCTTGTAGTACTATCTCTAGGTGCAAATAACCTAGGAAGGGATTTAGACTTTTTAACATCTCTAAGAAATTGTAGCAAATTGGAAGAGCTGGTTTTaggtgaaaaccaatttgaagGTGTTTTGCCCAATTCTATAGGAAACTTGTCAACACAACTCAATTCGTTATATGTTGAAGACAATCAAATGTCTGGAACTATCCCTGAAACATTGGAGAATCTTATGAACTTAATTGTCTTGTATATGGATATGAATCTTTTCACAGGTGTGATACCTAGTTATATTGGGAAGTTTCCGATgatgcaaatattttctttatcagGAAACAATTTTTCAGGAAAAATCCCAAACAACTTAGGGAATCTCACTCAATTGATTCAACTCTATTTGTCTCAAAACAAATTGGAGGGAAGCATACCTTCAAGCATTGGTAATTGCCAAAATTTGGAAAGTTTAGATGTTTCACAAAATTACCTTAGTGGAGTCATACCCTGGCAAGTTTTTGATCTTTATTCCTTGTCACTATTACTCAATTTGTCACACAACTTATTCAGTGGCAAATTACCAGTTCAAGTAggcaatttgaaaaatatatattcacttGATGTCTCTGAAAACCATTTATCTGGTAAAATTCCTGAGACAATTGGAAGTTGCTTCAAATTAGATCATTTATACTTGCAAGGTAATTCCTTTGAAGGGGTCATACCTTCAGCCATAGCTTCCTTAAAAGGCCTTGAACATTTAGATCTTTCACAAAACAACTTGTCAGGGTTAATTCCAAAAGGCCTAgagaaacttttatttttgaaatatttgaacCTTTCATTCAATGATATTGAGGGTGAGCTACCAACAGAAGGAGTTTTCAGAAATGTAAATGCAATATCAGTTGTTGGAAACAATAAACTTTGTGGGGGCATTCCACAATTGCAATTGACAACATGTCACACcgttacaaaatcaagaaagtCCTTTACTTTTGGAGTAAAAATCACAATTATTTGTGTGGTTGTATGTATCTTTCTAGTTGCATCCTTTCTTGCACTTTATTGGAGGAAAAGATCAAAAAAGAAACCATCTTCAATAGACTCAAAGATGGAACTCCTTCCAACAATTTCATACAAAATGCTCCATCAAGCGACTAATGGATTTTCTCCTAGCAATTTGATTGGATTTGGTAGTTTTGGATCAGTATATAAAGGTGTTCTTGACCAAGAAGAAAGGTTAGTTGCTGTAAAGGTTCTTAACCTTCAAAACAAATATGCTTCGAAGAGTTTTATGGCAGAATGCAATGTATTAAGAAACGTTCGGCATCGAAATCTTATAAAGATCTTAACATGTTGCTCCAGTATAAATTATAATGGCAATGATTTCAAAGCTCTAGTTTTTGAATTCATGACAAATGGGAGCTTGGACTTGTGGCTGCATCCGATGGAAAATTGCGacaatcaatcaaaaaatttgAGCGTTCTTCAAAGGCTAATTATTGCAATTGACGTGGCATTTGCTTTAAATTATCTTCACAATCACTGTGAGCAAAAAATCATTCATTGTGATTTAAAGCCAAGCAATATTCTTCTTGATAGTGATATGATTGCTCATGTAAGTGATTTTGGCTTATCAAGGCTCCTCACAACTTCGAATGACTCTTCCCAAAAGTGTACTAGCTCAATTGGATTAAAGGGATCTATTGGTTATGCTGCTCCAG AGTATGGCATGGGTGGTGAGGCATCAACTGAGGGGGATGTATATAGTTATGGGATCCTTGTATTGGAAATGTTTACAGGAAGGAGACCCACTGATGATATGTTTAAAGATGGTCTTGATCTCCATAACTTTGTTAAAATGACCTTACCAAAAAGGCTTATTCAAGTTGTTGACCCACTGCTTTTGCCAAGAGAAGTTGAAGAAATGGGAGTAGCAACTGCAGCAATGATGGCAACAAAAGAAGATGACAATCACAATGAAATTGTAGAAGAAGCTAATAATATTGAGGACTCTAGGCATATTGATGTTGACATGCGAAAATGCTTACTCTCAATCCTTAATATTGGAATCTTATGTTCATTGGAATCTCCAAAAGAGAGAATCAGTATGGAGGAAGTCATTAAGGAACTACAATTGATAAAAAGTACATTTGTTGGTTTGGGGATCCGCAGAGGTAGACCAAGTAAAGCTCAA AGGCCTGGAACAAGTAGAAGAGATTAA